Proteins from one Dermacentor variabilis isolate Ectoservices chromosome 1, ASM5094787v1, whole genome shotgun sequence genomic window:
- the LOC142590684 gene encoding peptidyl-prolyl cis-trans isomerase B-like: MSGTICVIVVLVALLGNAACADPDKTITHKVNFDIAIGDKDAGRVVIGLYGKVAPKTVRNFVAFAGEGYEGLKYEGTVFHRVIKEFMIQGGDVQKQEGRGSISLYGRYFDDETFALTHDGPGTLSMANAGKNTNGAQFFITTVATPWLDGHHVVFGKVIDGLDVIRKVENTKTTRNDAPVDPVLIKRSSVETLVGI; this comes from the exons ATGTCTGGAACCATTTGCGTTATTGTCGTGCTGGTGGCACTACTGGGAAATGCAGCATGC GCGGACCCGGACAAGACGATTACCCACAAGGTGAACTTTGACATCGCCATCGGGGATAAAGACGCCGGCCGCGTTGTCATCGGCCTATACGGGAAAGTGGCGCCAAAGACTGTCCGCAATTTCGTCGCTTTCGCGGGAGAGGGCTACGAGGGCTTGAAGTACGAGGGCACCGTCTTCCACAGGGTCATTAAGGAGTTTATGATTCAAG GCGGTGACGTGCAGAAGCAGGAAGGCCGTGGCTCTATCAGTCTCTATGGCCGGTACTTCGACGACGAGACTTTCGCCCTGACGCACGACGGACCTGGCACGCTCAGCATGGCCAATGCCG GAAAGAACACGAACGGCGCGCAGTTCTTCATCACGACCGTAGCCACTCCGTGGCTGGACGGCCACCACGTGGTCTTTGGCAAGGTGATCGACGGCCTGGACGTGATTCGCAAGGTGGAGAACACGAAGACCACGCGTAACGACGCGCCCGTCGACCCGGTCCTCATCAAGCGATCCTCGGTGGAGACCCTGGTGGGCATCTGA